CGGATCGAAGTCGATCGGGAACGGCAGGTCCAGCTTGAGTCGTTGGCCACTGACGGCCTGGGCCGTGCCGACGTAGCCGCCGTCGTCGAGCGTCAGGAATTCGACGCCGACGTGCCGGATCTGGCGGGCGATCTGCACCCGCATGAAGTACGGCACCCCGGCCTCGGCGCAGCGACGCGGCTTGTCCACGAAGTCCTGGCGTCGACTGCCCGGCGACACGAACTCCACCGCCATGGTGCACAGCCGGGCCGGGATCCAGCGGTCCTCCTGGTCGGTCCCGGGCAACGTGTGCAGGATGGTCAGGTCGGGCTGGATCCACCGGTCGGGGGTGAAGGTCAGGTTCACCTGGCCGAAGACGTAGTAGCCGG
The genomic region above belongs to Micromonospora sp. WMMD1128 and contains:
- a CDS encoding Uma2 family endonuclease; protein product: MAMPMRFDPLVDFDGMWTTGLADRYLPLRELPSTRYECIDGRLVMTPAETATNSYAEGELMHLLKPAAKEAGYYVFGQVNLTFTPDRWIQPDLTILHTLPGTDQEDRWIPARLCTMAVEFVSPGSRRQDFVDKPRRCAEAGVPYFMRVQIARQIRHVGVEFLTLDDGGYVGTAQAVSGQRLKLDLPFPIDFDPADLLP